In the Arvicanthis niloticus isolate mArvNil1 unplaced genomic scaffold, mArvNil1.pat.X pat_scaffold_787_arrow_ctg1, whole genome shotgun sequence genome, AGTTTTGCTGTTGCTTTTGTAGCGGTGGCCCTTTCATTCACAACTGTACTTATGAAGGCTGATTTTAGTGTTCATAATACCCTGTTAACTTGCTAAATTaaccttttaatatatttttcccaTTGACCGTTCTGGCTTTCCAAATTTATGATCATATTATCAGCATAAAATAAGGACACCTGAGAATTATTGACAAGGTCGTCAAAACTCCACAGGCTGGGTTTGAGGACATTGTCCACAATGGGGCAGCATAGCTGGGTTTGAAAGGATCcgggagaatgtctctttgaggCATCACTAATCTTAGAGATACTGAAACACAAACGCGAAACCAGACAAGGACGGGAATGCTCTACCTCCTGATTGGCTCAGTCCGCTCAGACAGAAAACCCCAACTTCTTTCGCAGGTTTAAGGACAAACCACTGAGTAGAACTCCGTGGCTCCCTAGAGTGGCTCTGGGAGTAACCCGGCTCCACCGCTTCCGGCCTTTGTGACAATCCTCGTTCCTGGCTTCCGGTTCCTGGGCgggctggattcccttctctgtGCAGGAGCCACTCGGTGAGCGAGCTCTAGCTCCAGGCTGGGGGAGGGTGCTCGCTGCTACCTAGACTGCTGGTCTTAGAAAGACGGTTGGAACCGGGGGAAAGGCCTGGTGCCTATGGGGCGCAGAGCTGGCCGAGACGCTGCAGAACTTGTTAGGTTTAGAATCACAGAACTGGAGAGGCAGGAGAAAAACAGAGTGATCTCTCCAACTTTTAACCTTTATGAATGATTACGTCCCGGCTAAAGCCAGTTCGTGAGACTGTACTGTGTATATATGATTTGTATCAGGTATGcagaaaaatttcaaaagcaGCAAGGCAGGAGTACCCTATTCTTGTACTCTTATAACTCTTGTTATATTTTGTGGTACTGTTACTGAACGTCTCACAGTGTAGGCAGCGCTTGCCCTTCCCCAACACCATCTGCTCAttctaaaattttttgttttattttagttagtTGTGGTTTACTCTAGGAGTAAGTGGAGGTAAGTTTCTTACTAAACTTTACTCCCTGAAGTCCTGAAACTATTTGACATCTTTTTCACTTTTGTCGATTTTTGTGAAAGTCCATGTACTTCCTGTCAATACAGAGCATTAACCTGAGGGGAGTCTTTCAACTCTCCTGCTTAAATCTTAGAATATTCGGTATCTGCTAATTGTAGTTTGCGTTTGTAATGATGACTTATCCCTTAGGTGTACTCGGTAAGAAAATTTACCAAGGAGTTATTACTTGAAACACTGATAAGTCTTTTATATAGCTATGATGGCATCTACTAGTGATACCAAGATCTGTAAGAACCAGGATGGACTTTTGgcaataaaaatggaagaagagtgtAAGTATACCACCAGACAAGATAGGAACCTACACAACACCACTTATAATAGAGATGTCTTCCGAAAATACTTCAGAGAGTTTTGCTACCAGGAAACATCTGGACCCCGGGAGGCTTTGAGCCGACTCAGGGAACTTTGCCGTCAGTGGCTGCGACCAGACTTGAACAGCAAAGAGCAGATCCTGGAGCTGCTGGTGCTGGAGCAGTTCCTGACCATCCTGCCAGGGGAGCTGCAGGCCTGGGTGCAGGAGCAGAATCCCGAGAGTGTGGAGGAGGTGGTGACTGTGCTGGAGGATTTAGAGAGAGAGCTTGATGAACTAGGATACcaggtaaggaaaaaaaaaacgtaGGTTCTGTTTCCTAAACTCAATCCTGAATTTGTAGGCCAAAGTGAAGTATATTGACATTTAGGTAGATCCAAAGGGGACTTGAGTTTCATGGGAATTTGGGGATGCCcccacaattagaattgttacccaatatctaaccttttgatagaaattgctgCCCAGGACTGCTTTCGACCCATTAGTCCTCCTCCATGGTTGCTACCTCTCCTCCTttattctccttctctttccttctcccagctccaccttctctcctactgcccaatcactgagctccactgcaaatacaatgtagcaagaAGATATCCTGCCACAATGTACCAGCGAACACTATATACAAGTTACTATGTAGATTCTACTCTAGTGAGAAGACATAGAAGAAAAGAGGTTTCATAAATGTGTGAGGAGTTAGATGTTGATAAACATGCCAGAAGCAATAGAGAAAGGGCAGTAAAGGACGTGAAGGTCACAGCAGAGGAGATATCGGCCTCACAGGCCTCAAGTGCTGCAGTATGCCCAGGGTAGAGGTGAGTTTGTAGAGAAGATGCAAGAATTAAAGAAATTATATCATATACAGACTTAGAGACCATTATAACGATTTTAGATTTTGGCAGATGGAAAGTCAGTGTCTAGCTTTGAGCCGAAGAGAAATACAAAGTAAATTGTAAAATAATCACTCTGGTTGCTATATTGGGTAAATTCTACATGGTGGTGAGGTAGGCCTGTAGGTCAAAAGTAGAATTAATGGAAATCATTTTAGGAAGTTATACCTATTAACTAGAGACACAGACAGTTGGAAATCGCCCagtgtggatgttgggaacccTACATCCTAGTCCTCTGAagtgcagcaagtgttcttaactattgagccgttctccagccccttccttcttcctcctctctgctttctttccatctctccttTCACCTCTTTCCTATACTCCATTCTTTGAGCACTAggcaaatatgtaaaaataacagAACAATTAGCAAAATTTAGCAGTATCAGGGAAAATGAGAGGGTGACATTTTCAAATGACCTTAAAAAGTGAGTGAGCTCAACACAGGCTGATTGCTGTGAAAAAAGTCATTCAGGCTTAAGCAGGGAGGTGACTCTGAACACTGTACTCTTGTTTGCTGTTGTTAGAGtgcttctctcatttctctcaggCCTCGGTCCAAACTGAAGAACAGGAAATGTTACAGGAGACGAAGCCTTTAGCAGCAGAGCAGAAACCCAGTGTGTCCCTTCAGTTTGTCAAAGCCAAGGCAGGGTGTGGACCTGCAGACCGTGAAGCCCAGGAGGAACAaggtaaagaaggaaggaaaagaaggggaagcAGAGCTAACAGGACCCCAGGGCTCCTTGGGGCTTCCCATTGTTTCTCATTAAAATTGGGAGGGCTGTCCAGAAATCTGATGCTCATGTGTTAACTTTTATGTGTCAACATCCATGTGTTTGTCACCCTTTAGTTATCCATAACCCTCcaccccctttcttcctttaaaccCAGAACCTCATGCATGCCAGACAAGTACTGTATCTCTCTAAGGTGCATCCACAGCCCcctttttcttagaaaattagtAGTTTTCTAAATTCTGGCTTTATTCTGTTTAGGTTTacttaatttcattcttctagtAATTACAATCCCTTATTCTGACCTCTCTGCTAATTGTACACTTGGATATATTAAACAGTATTTCTGTCTTCCCCTTGGACTATATCCTTAGTTCTTGTAGTAAATAAGTTTTTGTTACATGATGTCTGTAACTCCCTAGTAGTCTGAGAAGAAGTATTTACCTTACTGAAGGACAGTAAAATGACCATGATAGTAATGGTAGAGGTGGTGAACAGATGGGGACTCGCTGCCTTCCTCATTTCTGCTAACTCTggtttctaattttttaatagGTAAACTGTTCTAAGGTATAAAAGGATTTATAAAAATTATCCAGTGAAGGATTTCTGTGCCATTTAATTCATCTAGTCTCCCCCGCAATTCTGAAGTTAAttgtcacttttaaaattttttatgtgtccttctgagatttttttatagtaaacattttctttcacattAAGATGTGAAAATTTCACATTAAGATGTGAAGATTTTTTATAGTAAACAATTTCTTTCACATTAAGATGGTAGACTTTTTGCACTTTCAATTTCTTAACAGCCGATTAACATTAAAAAGTAtagacaaggggctggagagatggctcagcagttaagagcactgactgctcttccagaggtcttgaattcagtttccagcaacagATGGCTcctgaccatctgtaatgggatcagatgccctcttctggtgtgtgtgaagagagcggcagtataaataaatagatagatagatagatagatagatagatagatagatagatagatagatagataaatctATTTAtcataaatttacataaataaatcttttttttaaaaagtatagacAAAGCACAAAGCAGGTTAGCCAGCTGCTACTGATGACATTTGTCTTTGGCATTTTCTTATAACAAATATTGTTGCAATAAATAACAGCATAGATTCTTGTCTGTACTTCTGTTGTGCTGAAAGTTACATACTGTATAATGTTAGTAGTTATTGTGAAATTGCTTTCCATTAACAATTTGGATAAATTCCTATCAGCAGTTTGAAATACCCATTTTGTGGCTACAGTATAATACCAAACTAATTAGGTAAATCCAGTGAGTGAACAATTATACCTtatgctggcaagatggctcagcaggtttaAGTACGTGCTGTGCAAAGCTGGCAACCTGAATTTATCCCCAGAAGCCACAataggagaaaaccaacttccaaaagttgtcctctgatttccaaacatgtgccatggcatgtgcacactcaaacagaaaataataaaacaatttaaacattATATGTGCTGTTTAACTCATTTTGCCTGATAATGGAGTAGTACCTCTCCTGTGATAAGTAAGCACTGTGCGTCTCCTTTCTTGGAAACATATAGTTTCCCGTCTcccagttttctgttgttttattatcTCTTTATACATTTTTGGAGTGCATTATATCTTGTACCCTAATGTAGTTTTGTAGTTTGTAGTAGAAACTCTTCGATCTTATGTAACTTTCATTTGAATACTTTTATGTTGCTAATTTCGTAAGCTGCCATTTACTACCTGGGGAATAGGTAACATGCAGGCTGCTTTTTGTAGTTTCAGGTGCTGACACTGGAAATGAGTCCAGGAATGTGACTCTAAAGCAAGGCCTCTGGGAAGGAGTGGAAGCAGAACAGAATCCCTCTAGCAGATTAGCAAAGGATGCACTTGCCTGTGAAGGAACTCGTGACCCTGGAGAAGAGTCTTCTGGTGTTTCCCATGAAGACAGCCAGCCTCTGAGTAATGAAAATGGGGTAACAGCTGAGAACTCAGACCATGCTGAACACCAGAACATGTGTCCAGGGCGCAAAGTGCATGGGTGTGATGAGTGTGGAAAGACTTTTACTCAGCACTCCCGCCTCATAGAGCATAAGAGAGTCCACACTGGAGACAGGCCCTACAAATGTGAAGAATGTGGGAAAACTTTCCGATGGAGGACTGTTCTTATTCGACATAAGGTGGTACACACTGGGGAGAAACCAtataaatgtaatgaatgtggcaggGCTTTTGGCCAGTGGTCAGCTCTTAACCAACATCAGAGACTTCACTCGGGAGAAAAACACTACCactgtaatgaatgtggcaaagccttttgcCAGAAAGCAGGCCTCTTTCACCATCTCAAGAGCCACAGAAGAAACAGACCTTATCAGTGTCTTCAgtgtaataaaagttttaatcGCCGTTCCACACTTTCTCAGCACCAAGGAGTTCACACTGGTGCAAAACCCTATGAATGCAGTGATTGTGGGAAAGCTTTTGTTTATAACTCATCTCTTGCTACCCATCAGGAAACCCATCACAAGGGGAAGCCCTTCACTCAAAGTGGTCCTACTCAGCAGCAGAGGAACCACACCAGCGAGAAGCCCTACAAGTGCAGTGTATGTGGAAAAGCATTTGGTCAAAAACCAAGTCTTACAGAACATGAGcaaattcatactggagagatcTTATAGATGTGCTGAGGGCGGGAAGGCCTTCATTCAGATGTCAGAACTCATGGATCACTAGGGAACCCACACTGCAGGAAGGTCCTACAAATGTGGTGAATGTGGCAAGACCTTCTGATAGGAGTCAGAGCTTAGTAAGCACTAGAGAATCTGTAGTAGACGTGGTCCCTAAAAGTGTTGTGTGTGGGGAATTATTCACACAGAACTCAACTCTTATCATCAGACTAGTCACAAAAGAGCAAGAATTCTGTGTGATGACTCCAGGGAAGCCATCTGAGTGTAGGCTGCTGAGAAATACTGTATTTGTAATGTTTTGTGGTGACACTTCAGCCTTTGCTGCTCTGAGACCATAAATATTAGATGAGCACCCTCTGTGTACTGTCCTTTGTTGTGGGGCTGTGAAAGAAGGAAGTCTAACTCCAGATTTCTTAGAACATTTACAACCTAGCCCGCGATGTGGAAGTTTACCATAGTTAAAGAGAAGGACAGTGCAGTTGATGCTCAGTGTGTTTTAGAATTAAAGTAGTAGAAAATAAGTATCACAAACTTTGAAGGACAGACTCCTTGTACAGCTGCTCAGGAAAgatttctgaaattatttttattgaaaataataatgGTGAGTAGATctgaaagacaaaaggaagaaaacatttagGTGAACCAGGTGAGCAGAAGCAAGGGTGCAGGTAGTTTGGAAGCCAGCCTGCTAGAGAGTTTTAAGTGCTTAGCTGATGGGCATTAGATGGAAATAGCTTGTGGACTGAGTAGGAGGACGGTCTAGTAATGCTAGCCAGTTCTTGTAATGCACTGACAGAGCACTCTGCTCATTGTCTGTAAAATACCTCTAAGTACAGATATATTGTAGAAATAGGTGGTCATACATACTGTTTATCACAGCACATCTCaagatgctgaagcaggaggattaggagttcaaggccagcctgaactacatgaaacctaaagaaaaagaaagcaggatgctgggggctggagagatggctcagcagttaagagtacttgttgctcttgcagacaagcctgggtttggttcctatcacccacatggtgatggctcaaaaccatctataactctggtTCCATGGCATCTGATGCCTTCCTCTAACCTGTAGGCATGAGGTACAGAAGtggtccacacacatacatgcaggcaaaccattCCACACATAAAAAGAGCAGATGACAGCTATAATAACACAGGGAGGAAGACCAGAAAACATATCTGGTATCTGGCTTCTAATCCAGTCTAATCCAGTTACTCCCATGATACCCCAACGTGGGTAAACATCAATATCACCTGTGGCGTCATGTGTTTAAAATGTCTGTGTGCACTGaatgaggccctggattcaatctcaGATCTTTGAAGGTTTACCTGGCCATGGAAGTATTGTAGTCCCAGCCTCtaagaaggctgagacaggatgtCTTGCCAGACTTGATAACACAGAACCTGTCTCTAAATGTGTTCCCATCCCACTCAAAATGCTCAGATGTCTAGATGTTATTGTGACTCTTGATGAGCAGGAACCACCACAGATTCCCAGAACATTTGTCCTCAGCTCCACAAGGTGAACACCATTAGGGCCTAAAACTAGAATTTGGTGTGGCCTTTccattatttcaaatttaagtaTATTATGGATGGggaaaggactggagagagggctcagtagtggttaagaacagtgactgctcttccagaggacatgagttcacttcccagcacccacatggcagttcagacctgtccataactccagttccagagcttCTGAtaacctcacacagacacatgcaggtaGAACatcaatgaacataaaaatacattataaaaacaaacaaaaaatcccacaCATCTTAAAGCCTTGGTATCCTAGTTCTGTTAATACTGGGTTCTATATTCTTGAGCATTGGTGTAGCCTTTTGGTTCTCATACTTTACTGAGTGCCTACAAGATGTTGCTCCCCTCCAATAGGAGGCTGCCACTCACTACCCTTGTTGAGTCAGAACAACTGCTTTGGTTGAGAACCTATGGTGATTTTATTAGTGAGTAGTCGGGCCACATGAATCGTGGCTCCTGGATCATTTTTACTCACTATTAAGATAGCTCATTATTTTCATCTTACCTTGCCACACAAACTTCCTGTTTAAGACATTATCTCAGCACAGCTGCAGTCCACTCTTACCTTCTGTCCAGCTCATCAGTGGATTTCAGTTCATGCACAGGggcaaaaaggaaaggagaaagaatagtCACCCCACTCTTTATTAGGTCTCCCCTTGATCAAAATGATATTCTCATCTCCCCAGTGCCTCTTACACAGAATAGCATCACTAGGTTGGGAATTGAGTTCCTGCTCATGCAATACATTCTCTCATAGAAACGATAATGGTTTTAGTTTTATGAGATGCATGCTTCTTGTGTGTCACAATGGCTTTTGGTGTTGGAGCTAGcatgacatttttaaagatttatttatcgtgtgtgtgtatgtgtgtgtgtgtgtgtgtgtgtgtgtgtgttgcatgttaTGGCTTATGTGTgggaatcagaggacaactgaaGAGTTTGTACTTCCACCTCTGGGTCAAGGTCAGcctatcaggcttggcagccaggatctttaccagctgagacatctcaccagcctttTCATGACTTGAAAAACATTCCATTCTCAAGCATCTCAAAGCAGATGAGCTGTTGAGAAATAACTCACCTGGAGCTGGTGGGAACTACTGAGGAGGCTGATTCAGAAAgaaagtttaaggccaacctgggtgaCTTCGAACTTGTCTCTcgaagaaaagtttaaaagaaagaaaagaaaagggttgAAAATAGCTCAGTGTTGGAGTACTTTCTAAGTGTGGATAGGGCTCCACATTAAATCTCCAGTGCTAAAAGCTAAAACTGCTTACTGTTCCAGGCCTTCCCTAACATGAACACCAGGGTTGTACGAGTAAAGCAGCCGGGCTTAGCAAAATCTGCTTTGTAACCAGCACTCAGGATCCCAGATGAAGCTGGAGACCGGTAGATGTGGAGCCTATATATAGAGACCTGTATATGTGTGAGCTCTACTTGACTCGGCCTGCCTCCTGCTAATCTCTATGAGAATATCCTCCTTAGCAGGTCAATGCTGGCAGTACTCCTCTGCTCAGAACTCACAGATGTGCTactgaaacaaaaattaacagCATAGTAACCAGAGCTGCCTGGCTGCTGGAATGCGTCTCTTAGAACTGCTTTTCCACTCCCGAGTCTTCACCGTTTCTTGCTTTGCTTACCATATGCTGTGACTACACAAAAGTTCTTCCAGTTTCGTTTCTGCACACTATTCAACAACTCATAAGTATTTTGTGTAAACAGACCTTGAGCCAAGACCAGAACAATGGAATATGTTACACTGAGAGTTATAGTTGGTAAACTTAACTGTGGGTGCTTTGTTCTGGCTTCTTGTGCTTAAGAATACACTGTACCCCAAAAAGAGGGGCATGGAATCTCCACATATGTATCAGAAGAGATCAAGCCTTGTTCAGAACAGAGAAAACACAATGGGATGTGGCTAGGTAAAGCCAGATTGGCAACCCAGAGTCAGGGCCAAGTGGAGGACATGACAGATAGGAGGTGTATGATTGGGGTGTTACCGTACAGTGAACAGAAAATGCC is a window encoding:
- the LOC117702419 gene encoding zinc finger and SCAN domain-containing protein 12; this encodes MMASTSDTKICKNQDGLLAIKMEEECKYTTRQDRNLHNTTYNRDVFRKYFREFCYQETSGPREALSRLRELCRQWLRPDLNSKEQILELLVLEQFLTILPGELQAWVQEQNPESVEEVVTVLEDLERELDELGYQASVQTEEQEMLQETKPLAAEQKPSVSLQFVKAKAGCGPADREAQEEQVSGADTGNESRNVTLKQGLWEGVEAEQNPSSRLAKDALACEGTRDPGEESSGVSHEDSQPLSNENGVTAENSDHAEHQNMCPGRKVHGCDECGKTFTQHSRLIEHKRVHTGDRPYKCEECGKTFRWRTVLIRHKVVHTGEKPYKCNECGRAFGQWSALNQHQRLHSGEKHYHCNECGKAFCQKAGLFHHLKSHRRNRPYQCLQCNKSFNRRSTLSQHQGVHTGAKPYECSDCGKAFVYNSSLATHQETHHKGKPFTQSGPTQQQRNHTSEKPYKCSVCGKAFGQKPSLTEHEQIHTGEIL